CGGCCTCGTTGAAACTCTTGCCCTGGGTGACAGTCAGATCGAGCCAGCGCAATCCGGTTTCGGTGTCGCGTGTGACTTCATTGAGCGAGCCACCGGGCAAGTCCACTTCGATCAGTTCGGCCCGGACCGGTGTCACCCCGAAGAGGCACCATCCGGCAAGAGCGAGCATCCATCTGGCACATGCTACTTTCGACATGGGAGCAGTCTACCACGCCTGCCGTCGCTCTTTCGCTCCACCAGGTATTCGAACGATTGGACTGGGAAGTCGACGAATGGACGAAGTGGAGCAATGAAACCCCCTTCATGCGCGGTTTTCGCCAGATGACCTTCTCGAAGATCGTGCCGAACCTGAAACGATTGGGATTGCTGACGCCGCGCATACGGGACGCCTACACGAAGATGGGTCTGATCAAATACGAAGACCTGAAGGATTCCGTCGAAGAGCCCTCGCCGCCGGCGCCGCAGGAAGTCGTCAATCTCCACGCGGAGGTGATGGCGTCCCGGGAAGAGAGCGGCAAGCAGGTGCCGACCGCGGACTGAGTCGCCAAACTCCAAGGCCGGTCCCGAGATCGCAGAGCTGCGCGCAGAGTGCGCATCTGCGAGTGCCACAGGTCTTGCACAGCTCTGCCCAAAGACCGCCTCGCCCGCGTCATTCCCACGCCTTGTCCGCGTCCGATGCTGAGGATCAACGCGGGCGGAGGTCCCGTACACGCTGCGGGAGGTTCGCATGTTCAGAGGGATACGAGGGCTGTTGGGCGTACCGGGCCGGTACTACTTCTGGGGCAGCGCGGCGATCTGGTTCGTCGCGGTGTTCGTGATCTCGGCGCAGATTGCGGATCGCCAGGGCTTTGCCAACGCGGACCTGCACCAGGACGTGTTGGATCGCTGGGGAGCGCCGGTGGTCCAACCGGCGCCGTCGGTTCGTTACGTGGAGAGCGGGTCGGTCTTCAACTCGCTGGAGTCCCTGCCGCTGGATCGCCAGCACGTGAAGCTGGACGCCGCCATGAACTACCGGAAGCGCGGGCTAGTGTACTTCTCCGGATTCGAGTTCGACTTCAACGGCGCGTACACTGTGACAAATCCGGAGGCGCATCCGATCGATCTGGTCTTCGTGTTCCCAGTGCAGGTCGCGCGACAGAGCATGCTTTCGGACCTGCAGTTCTTCGTGAACTCGGCCCCGGCCGAGTTGCCCCTGGCAGACAAGGTGGACAAGCTGACCTGGACCGGTCGACTCGATCCCGGTGCATCGGTGTCCTTCGAGATCCGTTTCCGCGGGCGCGGGCTCGAGGCCTTTACCTACGTGGTCGATCCGGAGCTTCCGGTGCGCGATCTCGCGCTCGAGATCGACATCGCCGGTGGGAAGAACTACGACTACGGCCCTGGTGTGTTTCCCGCCACCTCTTCGAAGGCGACCGACGAGGGCGTCAAGCTGCGCTGGGACTTCCTTTCGCTCGAGGGTGGTTTCCCTTTCGGCGTGATAGTGCCTTCGGAACGCTCCTTCGACTCGATCATGTTCACTATGATCCGGCGCAGCTGGAGCACGTGGCTGCTCTTTTTTGCGGGGCTGATCATGCTGGCGACCCTCCTCGAGCGTCCACTGCAGCGCTACGAGGCGTATCTCGCGTCGGCGGGCTACGCGTTCTTCTACGTGCTATTGCCCTACCTCGCGGCGTACATGCACTTCTACGCCGCGTATGCGCTGTGCTGCGGGATCATCGGTGTCTTGCTAGTCGGATATCTCAGCAGTGCGCTGTCGCGTGAGGCTCGGCCCCAGCTGATTGCTCTAGTCGTGTCGCTGCTCGTGGTGCCGACGCTCGCCGTCATCCTGCGCCGCTACACCGGGCTGATCTACGCGCTGGAAATCCTAGCCGGCATTGCGCTGCTCATGGTCATGACCACCCGCCCTGGTTTCCGCGCGGCCCTCGCGAGACTCGAACAAGACCTCAACGCCAAGGAGAATGCCCATGTGTAGCGCGATCCGAATCTGCCTCTCCGTCCTGCTGTTCTGCGCACCCGGGGCGCTCGCGTTTGCCGATCCCGAGCCCGCTCCGCAGACTTCATCCCTGGCGACGGTGCCCGTGGAGGAGTTGCTGCGTCTCTACCGGCTCGAGGAAGACAGCCGCAAGCGGGCGGATGCCGCGCCGCTGGTGGCAAGCACCATCCACAGAATCGACATGCTCGGACGCCTGCTCGACGACGGGATCGACGTGTCGGCCCGTTTCGAGATTGCCGTGTTGCCCACGGACAAGTGGGAGCGCCTGCCGCTCCTGAGGCTCGGTGCCTCGACAGAGGTGTCGCGCCTGCCTTCCGTCGCGAACGCCGCGTTCGCGACGGAAGGCGATACGCTGTACTTCCTGACGAAGAAGGCCGGAACGCACGAGTTCAAGATCCAGCTTTTCGAACGTGCGGAGCGCGAGAATGCGCGGCGCAAGGCGAGTCTCGATCCGGGCGCTGCCATCGTCGCGACGCTGGGGCTCGAGTACGACGAGGACCTGTTCCGGCTCGAGAGCGAGGCGGTCGACGACAAGGGGCGGCGCCGCATCCTGCGCAAGCCCGGCGGTTTCTCCGTGGCGTGGCAGGCGCGACAGACGCCGAAGGCAAAGACGCTCGCCGCGCGGCCCGCCGTCGAGTCGACGATCCCGCACGCGTACGCGTCGATGGTCTCGACGCTGGAGGGCCGTCGCATCACGCGCATCAAGTACCGGCTGCGCTTCGCCGGGCGCAAGTCGATCTCCTTCGAGCTTCCGGAGCAGCAGGAACTCGCACACACGTTTCTCAACGGTGTCGCGATCCCGGCGAAGGCGCAGGGCCGCGACCTCACGATCGACGTCGCGCCGACACGTGCCGGTGATCAGACTGCGCAGCTCGAACTCGTGCTCGTCTCCGAAACCGACATCGGATTCCATCTGTCAGGCGCGTTGAGCTTCGAGCTGCCCTCCGTCTCCTGGCCCACGAACGAGCTGTGGCTCCAGACGCATCTTCCTGGCGTGTTCGACTACGAGTGGAGCGGCGGCAGTCTGGCTCCGGCGAGCAAGCCACCGAGTGTGTCCTTCACCCACAAGGTCCCCGAGCCCGGGCGAACGCTCAGCTTTCATCAGTACCTGGTGAGCTCCGGTGCCCCCCACATGATGCTCGACTACGAGGTGAACCTGGATGGCCACTACTTCAAGCCGTAGCTCAAACGATCAGCAAGAAGGTGCTCCCGTCGCTGCTGCTGTCGACCCGGACCGAGCCGCCGCGCGTGTCGGCGACCGCCTTGACGATGGGCAATCCCAGGCCCGTCCCTGTGCGTTCGCGCTCGGTCGTGAAGAAGCGGTCGAAGATGTGCGGCAGGTTGCCCTCGCTGATGCCGGGGCCGTGGTCGCGCACGCGGATGGCGACGCGCGACCCGACGGCGCCGACGCTGACCTCGACGGGCGCACCACCCCCGTGCCGGATCGCATTGTCTATCAGGTTTGCAACAGCCATCTGCAGGTGTTCCGGGTTCATTGTCAGAGGCGGCACGTCGGCGTCGAGCCGTGTCCGGATCGATTCCCCGTAGCGCTCGCACAGACCGGCGAGAAAAGTCTCGAGGTCGATGTCGATCGCGTCCTCCTCGGCGGGCTGGATGCGCGCGAGTTGCAGCAGCCCCGTGACGAGCCGCTCCATGCGCTCCGCGTCACCCGCGATGTTGTCGAGAAAGCGCTCGCGCTGCTGGCTCGTCATCGTCTCGAACTGGTCCTGCAGCAGCTCGACCGCGCCAGTGATACCGGTGAGCGGGGTCTTGAGCTCATGGCTGACGTTGCTGGCGAACTCCTGGATGTAGCTGGTGCGTTCACCGAGCTGTCGCGTCATGCGCTCCAGAGCGTCCGCGAGCGTGACCACCTCGCGAGGCGCGAACGCGCTGGGTGAGAACTCCGGCGCCGGCTCGTCCCGCGCAAGCGTGTTGGCGTTGGCGGTGAGTGCCCGTACCGGCTTGGAGATCTGGTGTGATAGGAAATACGTGACGGCCGGTGTGAGCACCAGGGATAGGAGGCCGAGCAGGGCGACCTTGCCGCGATGCGCATACAGTGCTTCGAGCGGCGAGACCGCCGTACGCGAGAGCCGCACCACGCCGATCACGTCTCCTGCCGAGAAGATCGGCAAGGCTATGAACACGCGGAACGTGCCCCGTCGCCGGATGCTGGTGAGCGGCGGCGCGGGCTCGTCGCTGACGCGCTGGCGAACCAGGGCCGCATAACGACCCGCGAGCGCGGCCTCGACCTCGGCCAGTTGCTCGAGGCACCAGCCGAGTTCCTCGCTCGTGCTCGCGACGACACAGCCATCGGCATTCGTCACGCGGATGCCTGACAGGTTGAACACCTGTACCCGTTCGAGCAATGGAATGAGTGTGCGTCCTGCCAGGAAGGCGCGGCGTTCACCCGGCTGATTGAAGCGGGTCGGCGGCGGTGCGGGTGGAAGGGCCTCGTAGCTCATGTCGAGGATCGGCTCGATCGCGATGAAGTGCTCTGTTTCGCGGCCGGGTGGCCGGAAGCCGGGAGGATCGAGTCGTTCGTCCTCCCCCAGCTTCAGCCAGCTCTCCCGGTAGGCCTCGCCGATCACGACCGCCTCGCCGATCAGGCGTCGCTCGGTCTGGCGGATCAGCACAGAGTCGAGCAGCGGCAGCAGCAAGAAGGCCGCCAGCGGGACCGCCAGGATGAACACGTTCACACCCAGCAGGAGGTGCCGGATGGTGGGTCGGGCTCGCGAGCTCACACCGGTTCGACCTTCACGCGGTAGCCGACACCGTATACGGTCTCGATGGGATCGACTCCCAGTGCTGCAAACTTCCGCCGGATGCGTCGAACGTGGCTATCGACCGTTCGGTCGGTGATGTGATGTCCGTGGCCGTACGCACGCTCGACCAGTTCGTCTCGACCGTAGACGCGCTGCGGAACCGCCAGCAGGCAGCGCAGCAGCATGAACTCTGTCGCGGTCAGCAGGATCTCCTCGTCGTTCCAGCTGCACAGATGACGCTCGACGTCCAGACAAAGCGGCCCGCGTTCGATCCTTGCGAGCGTACCCGATTCCGTACGTGCGCTGGTCGGGTCGCTGGCTGACAGCACTCGTTCTCCCGAGGCGCGGCGCAGCATGGCCTTGACGCGGGCCACCAGCTCGCGTGGGCTGAAGGGCTTGGTCACGTAATCGTCCCCGCCCATCTCCAGGCCGAGCACGCGATCGAGTTCCTCGTCGCGGCTCGAAAGGAACAGGATCGGCACGGTGCTGCGCTCGCGGACGCGGCGGCAGACCTCGAGTCCGTCCTGCTCGGGCATGACGATGTCGAGCACGATCAGATCGGGCTCCGCCCGCTCGAAGGCGACCAGCGCCGCCGCCCCGTCGGCCGCTTCGCGGACCTCGTGCCCCGCGCGCTCGAGCGCAAAGCGCACGACCTCCCGGATGTGCGCGTCATCGTCCGCAACTAGAACTGTCGCCAAGCCCCACCTCCTGCCGGAGGGTAGCGAGGCGTCTCCGACCGCGCTCCGGCGAGACCGGGCTGACGCGATGAGCCGGCGTTTATGACGGCCAACAGGGTGTTTCGGCCGAGTTTCGTGGTCTGCCCGAGTCGGAGTTGAGGGCGCGAGGGGAGAAGCTGAGCAGGTCGATCGCGGACGATGCGCGATACGAGCCTCGCGCCTGGATTCAAGCATTGATCTTCGAGGGGCGAATCGGAGTACCGGACGGGAATCGTTCGGCACTGCCGAAGACGAGAATGCCGCGACTGTCGAAAGACAGGGTTTTCGCCGCCTGTCGATCGTCAGGTATGCGGATCGTAGGCCGCAGGGCGTGAGTCCGCGAGGCAGATGATTTCCGGTTTTCCTGCCAAATGCGCTGGGCATGGATCGACGCACACCTTCGCATCAACAGGATGGCGCAATAGCGAATCAAGCTGCGTTTCAGCATGCCGACACGAGCACAAGCGGGGCAAAGTGCCTAAGGATCTTTTCCTTCTGCAGGTGGCAATAAGGTGGCGCGCATTCCCAAGACCGGGGTCTGGAGATTGAAGCGCGACGGCGGAGTTTTCGGCCGGGCCTCTAGGGAATCTCTGCACAGGGAGGATTCGAGCGAGAAGCGGGAGTCGCTGCCTAAGCAAGAAGCGTGATCCGATCGCAGATCCGTAGATCTGCAGAGGGTCGCGCGACGCAGCGCAGGCGGATGCATCGCGCTTCGCAGCCGCAGCCTCCCTGTGCAGAGGTTCCCTAGTGTGTTCCGCAGCCTGCGCGCGGCGCGATCAGGAGTTCGAACGCTCCGATGTCGCAGTGGGCCGTGCCGTCCTCGTCGCCATCGAAGGGACGGGCGCTTCCTCGTTGGTCGATACCGTTGACTGGGTCGGCTGCGCAGATCGCATCGTCGGCGGTGTCGATCGCGGGGCTTCCGGAAAGCAGTGCGTGCGTCTTCGTCGGACCGCCGTTGTCGTCCAGGGGCCCGATCAACGCGTTGGCCACGACCAGGAGGTTGGCACTCGCCGGGCCGCAGGTCGCGTCGTCGGAGAGGTTGACGCCGGAGAGGGTCGCCGAGGAATTCGAACAGTTCATGTCGTTTCCGGCGAGCAACGAATTGGCGATCGAGATCTTGGGACCGGTGGGAGCACTCACGCCGATTTTGTTCCGCGTAATCGTCGAGTTGACGATGTTCACGGTGAATCCATCGCCGGTTACGGAGATCCCAAGTGCGTCGGCGACGTCGTTCCCATCGATCGTGGAGTTGACCAATAGCACGTCGATATACTCGTCAACTCCGGCCGTCGCGGACCCAGCCACGCCCAGCAAGCAGTTGAACAGCGTGACTCGGTCCAGCACGTAGTCCTGGTTTCCAGTCACAGCTGAGATGCAGATGCCAGCGTCACCGTCCAGGGTAAGGTTGCGGAGAGTGAGCGTGCCGATCGAACCGGTCGTCGCGAAGAGGAGCCCACCAGTCTTCGTGATCGTGGAGCCATTGCCGACGATGAGAAGCTCCGAATCTACGGAGAGGGGCGCTGTGAGCGTGATCGTGGCACCGGAGGGCAACACGATCTCATCCTCTCCAACTGCTCCAGTTTCGCAATCCGAATGAGCCGCATTGTCATTTATGGCGTTCTCCCAGGCCTCGCGAAGCGAGCAGAGGGTGTTCACCGTTGTTTCGTCTACGGTGTTTTCGACGTAGATCTCGTTGGCGCGCAAGTCAGCGGCAAGACCCAGGCACCCGATAATGAAAAGGGCGCGCAAACAAACGTCGATTCTCCATATCGAGCGCATATCCAGCCTCCGGTTCCGCAACAGTTCGTTCGCCAGCCAGCCCAGTACGTCCACCCGAAAGTGGCGGTTTAGCGTCGAAGGTGACGCCGATCGACCAACGCATGATACACGACTGTGGCCTGAATCAGGAGAAACTCCGCGTGCCCGACTGGCTCGTCCTGACCGGGAATTTCTTGATCTAGTCGGCATTCCCAAGAACTGTGTCGACGACGTGTGCGAGGGGTGCCGTGGCGTCGATTGTGATTGCGTTCTTTGGAATATCTTCCTTTGTCGCGTGTTGTCGCCGCGCATTGGATTCTTCTTCGCGGGCCGGTCCGCCCCACTCGTCTTCAGGTCGGAGGGCAAGACGTCGGTTCAGCGTGTCGAGATCGATCTCGAGAACGAAAACTCCATCGAATAGATCGATGAAACGATCGAAATTCCTGGAACCGCCGCAAAAGAACGTTGCTGCATGACTTTGGTCGGCCACCAAAGCTCGGACCTTGTCGACGTCCCAGATATGGTGCTCGTGGGCAAAGCCATCCAGCGGCTCACCGGTTTTCGGATCGCCCTGATAGGCCAGGTCCCTGTCGCCATGGATGGAGTGGTAGCCGCGCCGTTCCAACTCGTTGCAGACCGAGGTCTTACCGGTGCAGGAAACGCCTTCGACTAGATAGTTTTTGACACCCATGTTTCATCCCCAATAGGAAGGCCATTGTTGTGCGGAGCAAACTTCGCCGCTTCAACTCAGTGGCGGTGTAAAGGTGGGATTGCGCGCCAGGCGCACGTCGTCGAGTCGCGTGTGGGCAGCGTCGCGCCATACGTCTTCCGACAGGATGTAGAAGCGGTTCTCACGGACCGCTTCGAGCACGCGGTCGGCAATCACTTCGGGTTTGACTCCTTTATCGACCGTGTCCTTGAGTGCCTGGTTGACGATCTTGGATTCGGTCGAGACCGGTCCGTCTTCGCTCAGCTTGCTGGGGCGGTTGCGTTCTGAGCGGCCGATCGCGGTGGCGATCGCCTCGGGGCAGAGTGCCGACACGCCGATCTTCGCTTCGCGCATGTTCAGTTCGTGGTAGAGCGACTCGCTATAGGCCAGCACGGCGTGCTTGCTCATGTGATAGATCGACGTGAAGGGCAGGGTGGTGACTCCGGCCATCGAAGAGGTATTGATCACGTGGCACTCGGTGTCCTGTTCGAGCATGATCGGCACGAAGGTGCGCACGCCGTGGATCACGCCCCAGATGTTCACGCCAAAGGTCCACTCGTAATCCGATAGCGGCGACTCCCAGGACAGGCCAGCGGTCAGCACACCCGCGTTATTGCACAGGATGTGTGCGCCGCCGAAGCGCTGCAGCGTCTGCTCGGCCAGGTTTGCGAGCGAATCGGCGTTCGACACATCGGTGCGCACGCCCAGAGCCTCGAATCCCTCGGACTCGAGTTTCTCGATTGCACCCGCGAGTGCCGCATCCTCGATGTCCGCCAGAACGATCTTCATACCCTCGCGTCCGAAGCGACGCGCCAGGGCGAAGCCGATGCCACTGGCCCCGCCCGTCACGACGGCGACCTTGCCCCTGAAGTCCTGCATCTGGTTCTTCCTTTCTTGCTGCGGTTACTCGGTGGTGGCGCGGATGTGGAGAGTATCTCACGGGTGAGACCGATCTGGAGAAACGGGTCGAGCGAGCGTTGGTTGATTGCGGCCGGGTCTGCCGGAACCGGCAGGAAATTCCCCGAGAAGGCGTCACAGAGTCCGGGATAGCAAGGCATGGAACTTGCGAATGGAATTCGGGACCACCCCGAGCACACGCGGGGTCTCCATGTTCAAAAACTACACCGAACGATGTCACCGATCACTCCTCCTCATTCCATGGATACTCATCAGTACCTCAGCGCTCCCCTCACAGGCCTACTGGGGTCTCGACCATCCACGCGGCGAGGCCCATTACCGCGTCCCGATAGAGGTACCTCCGGGAACAGCGGGTTTGACGCCGGAACTCGCTCTGCACTACTCCAGCGGAAGCAATACGGGCCCGGCGGGCTGGTTGGGTCTCGGCTGGGGTCTCGAGGGCGGAAGCCGCATCGAGCGCGATCTTACGTTTGGCGTTCCGTACGACTACGACGATCGGAGTTGCGGAATCGGCGGATCCGAAATCTGCTACCGCGACGACTTCCGGCTCGATGGACAGGATCTGATCTGTGCCCAGTCGAGCTGCGGCACCTGCGCGGGAACCACACCGTGCCGCTATCGCAGTCAGTCCGACGATGGAACCCTGATTCTGTTCTTCGGCGAGGAACAAGGCTGGGAGATCCGAGACCGCAATGGTCGAATCCGCACCTACGGGTCCCAGTCCGTGGCCACGATCGAAAATGGTCGCAACCAAGAAGTCTTTGGCTGGCTCCTGGAAAGAGAAGTCGATGTGAGCGGAAACTGGGTTGAGTACGAATACGATCACGCTGCAAGCCCTGGGACGGCCTACCTATCGCGAGTTCGCTATGCCCAGGCGGCCTCGCCTGCGAATCGCGAGATCGTGTTTGAACTGAACGAACCTCTGGCGGAACCGCGTCCCGACACGCCCATTCGCTATACCGCCGGATTTCGCCAGGAAGTGGATCGGCGACTCGTCCGAGTTCACGTTCTCGCGGATGGTGAACTGGTTACACGCTACGAACTGGCCTACCAGACGGAGACCGGTGCCGGACGAAGCCTGCTCGCGGGCATCCAGAAGCTGGGAAGTGACGGGCAAACGGCGTTTCCAGCGCATCGTTTCGAGTACAGCGTCGGCCCGGAGGGATTCGAGTCGGTCTCTGAGTCGAGTTTCGCGAGTTCTGGTTGTCTGCCGACCGCTCCGACGATCACTGGACCGGGAGAAACCCTGATCGCCGATCTGATCGATGTGAATCGCGACGGACTCGTCGATTTCTACCAATCCATCCCGGGCTCCGGAGCAGCCGAAGTCCTGGTCAATCGAGGCACGGGTAGAAGCTGGGAAGGCCCGGGCATGTTCTGTCACCAAGGGCAGCAGTGGAGTTCGGAGGACCGTGTCCTGCTGAGAACTCCAGGGGGTGATGTCAGCGAGGCGCTGCTGGATGTGGATGGCGATGGCTTCCCTGACCACATCAGCCTGATGCTTGATGCAGAGATTCGCCTGGGAACGAGTCAGGGTTTCGCCGAGCCGCCCATTGGCTGGTCGCTCTTCCAGGAGTCGCCGCCGATGTTTGGTCAAACCGGGGCCGTACCCTGGGGGATCAATACCGTGCTCTTCGGTCTGATCGAGCTCTACACCGTTTCGCGCCTGACGGACATGACCGGAGACGGACGACCTGATCTCGTCATGACCCGAGGTCTCGATCCGCTATCGCAGTACTTGTATGATCCAGATGGTTCTTCCGGAGGCCAATGCCCCAATGATTGGAGTGCGTGTGATCCGGAATGGTTGGCGTTCCCGGGCTGGGCCGTGTTCCCGAACCTGGGTTTGGATGAGGTGGGTTCGCGGTTGGAGTTCGCGACCGAACCGATTCAGTGGAGCGGTGTGGAGCCCGCACCGGATGGTTTGGTCGAACATGTGTTTTCACTCTTCTACACCGATCTCGCGCTGGTGGACGTCAACGGAGATGGTCTGAGTGATCGACTGCGTTCAGATTCACTTCAATACGGCTACGGAGCCGGCTTCGAGCCTCCCGAGGCGATTCCCGATCTGTTCTATATCCGAAGCCATGTCGGCTGTACCTATTCAGACCTGATCGATCTGAACGGAGACGGATTAGTCGATCACGTAAGCAGCGAGGCCTGGTCGCCGCAGAACCCGAACTGGCAGGTCCGCTATGGCAATGGAACGGCGTTCTCAGCCACGGTTACGAACTTTTCGACTCCCTCCCTGGGTTTTCGCTGCATCCACGGCACCAACGAAGGAGCTCTGGCGTATCCGGCTGTCACGCGTGATCTGAACGGAGATGGTCTTCCCGACCACGCTACGGGAACCGTGGGCGGGGCTGCATACCAGTTTCACCTGAGCGCCGGACAACGATCTGGTCTGCTGACCCGAGCGACCAATCCCAACGGTGGAAGCGTCACCTTCTCGTACGAGTCCGCACTCGAGCAACTCGACGCCAGCGGTGCACCGGCAAACCCCGAACTCTGGATTCCACGTTTCGTTGTGACTCGCATGACCGTCTCAGACGGAAGGACGGAAACGCCCGACATCGTCGATGAGATGACCTACGCGGGGGGCGTGCAGGATTCGCTGGAAAGGGAGTTTCGAGGTTTTGCCTCCGTGGTGCGAACGCAGTTCGAGAACGGTCTGCCCGCGACACGTGTCGAGGAGGTGTACGGGACGGATCGAGTTTGCGCATTTGCACTGGTCTCGCGCGAGACGAGCCGCGCTGGTGTCGTGTACGAGCGCACTTCCCGCAGCTATGAGGATCTGAGCTTCGGAACGGGTGAAGACTCCGAGTCCTGGACGCGCTGCCTACTGAGTGAAGAATTGCGCACTGCCGTTGAAGGCGATGAAGCCGCTTCCAGGACCGAGCGCACTGTATGGGACTACGGGATCGATCCCGGTCTATCGTTCTTCAATTTGGAGAGGCTCGAAGAATGGGGCGAGTGGGACCCCTCGACCGGTGATGTTCCCGGAGATGAGCGCTTCACCGAGTACGCCTACGCCGCTCACGATCAGGATCCTCCCTACGTGGTGGATCGCGTTTCCGACTTTCAAGTCTCAGACGCGAACGGAGAAATCGTCCGGCATACGCGTACGTACTACGACGGGCTTCCGCTCGGAGAGGTCGCGGCCGGTATGCGCCATCGCCTGGAGGATCATCTCGCCGATCAGTGGTCCACCCCTCAGGTTCCCGGACGATGGATCACGACATCGAGGATTCACTACGACCCGTTCGGCAATCCTGCCCGGATCACAGGTCCTGGGACGTCGCAGGATCCTAATGGACTGATTGCGACGGCGAGCTACGACCCGGTCTACCAGACCTTTCTCGTGGAGTCGGCCCTGGGTGGCGATCCCGCGACGCGCCTTTCGACCCACTACGACTATGATTCGTGTGCTAACGGACATCCAGCGCCGCAGGCGATGGGCCTGATCTGCCAGAGGATCGCACCGGATGGGTCAGCCGAAATCTTCGGTTATGACCCGCTAGGTATGCTCGTTCGTGTCGAGCGCGCGTCAGGGATGGTCGAGACCTATGAATACGATTTCGTCGATCCGAACGGGCCAGCCGAGACCCGCTTTGGGCGCACGCTGCAACTCGCCAGCGGAGATCTCGAATTCGCGCGTCATGTAGACGGAATAGG
The bacterium genome window above contains:
- a CDS encoding histidine kinase, whose translation is MFILAVPLAAFLLLPLLDSVLIRQTERRLIGEAVVIGEAYRESWLKLGEDERLDPPGFRPPGRETEHFIAIEPILDMSYEALPPAPPPTRFNQPGERRAFLAGRTLIPLLERVQVFNLSGIRVTNADGCVVASTSEELGWCLEQLAEVEAALAGRYAALVRQRVSDEPAPPLTSIRRRGTFRVFIALPIFSAGDVIGVVRLSRTAVSPLEALYAHRGKVALLGLLSLVLTPAVTYFLSHQISKPVRALTANANTLARDEPAPEFSPSAFAPREVVTLADALERMTRQLGERTSYIQEFASNVSHELKTPLTGITGAVELLQDQFETMTSQQRERFLDNIAGDAERMERLVTGLLQLARIQPAEEDAIDIDLETFLAGLCERYGESIRTRLDADVPPLTMNPEHLQMAVANLIDNAIRHGGGAPVEVSVGAVGSRVAIRVRDHGPGISEGNLPHIFDRFFTTERERTGTGLGLPIVKAVADTRGGSVRVDSSSDGSTFLLIV
- a CDS encoding response regulator transcription factor — its product is MLESRREARIAHRPRSTCSASPLAPSTPTRADHETRPKHPVGRHKRRLIASARSRRSAVGDASLPSGRRWGLATVLVADDDAHIREVVRFALERAGHEVREAADGAAALVAFERAEPDLIVLDIVMPEQDGLEVCRRVRERSTVPILFLSSRDEELDRVLGLEMGGDDYVTKPFSPRELVARVKAMLRRASGERVLSASDPTSARTESGTLARIERGPLCLDVERHLCSWNDEEILLTATEFMLLRCLLAVPQRVYGRDELVERAYGHGHHITDRTVDSHVRRIRRKFAALGVDPIETVYGVGYRVKVEPV
- a CDS encoding nucleoside kinase, whose product is MGVKNYLVEGVSCTGKTSVCNELERRGYHSIHGDRDLAYQGDPKTGEPLDGFAHEHHIWDVDKVRALVADQSHAATFFCGGSRNFDRFIDLFDGVFVLEIDLDTLNRRLALRPEDEWGGPAREEESNARRQHATKEDIPKNAITIDATAPLAHVVDTVLGNAD
- a CDS encoding SDR family NAD(P)-dependent oxidoreductase; protein product: MQDFRGKVAVVTGGASGIGFALARRFGREGMKIVLADIEDAALAGAIEKLESEGFEALGVRTDVSNADSLANLAEQTLQRFGGAHILCNNAGVLTAGLSWESPLSDYEWTFGVNIWGVIHGVRTFVPIMLEQDTECHVINTSSMAGVTTLPFTSIYHMSKHAVLAYSESLYHELNMREAKIGVSALCPEAIATAIGRSERNRPSKLSEDGPVSTESKIVNQALKDTVDKGVKPEVIADRVLEAVRENRFYILSEDVWRDAAHTRLDDVRLARNPTFTPPLS